From a region of the Aerosakkonema funiforme FACHB-1375 genome:
- a CDS encoding DUF6232 family protein produces MAENKQIIPGDRYTEILEGGTIKLTAKTVQFGSNVFQFHNVTGFGIAKVDTIKIPLGSLFILFIIGLVLGSLPNISLVGGLLVLGAIAGVIYNITQPQRYGLGLYLNSGHMKVFVTTDVRGLKIVVEDLCNYMENNKLGGYVVNIVGGNVTGNYIGGDASGTTSTYR; encoded by the coding sequence ATGGCTGAAAATAAACAAATCATCCCCGGTGATAGATATACTGAAATCCTGGAAGGTGGGACAATAAAGCTCACAGCCAAGACAGTTCAGTTTGGTTCTAATGTTTTTCAATTTCATAACGTCACAGGTTTTGGCATAGCCAAAGTGGATACAATTAAAATCCCTCTGGGCTCGCTTTTTATTTTGTTTATCATAGGATTGGTTCTCGGCAGTCTTCCAAATATTAGCCTAGTAGGCGGATTACTGGTTTTAGGAGCGATTGCTGGAGTTATATACAACATTACTCAGCCACAACGGTATGGTCTAGGACTATATTTGAATTCAGGACACATGAAAGTATTTGTGACTACGGATGTGAGAGGTTTAAAAATTGTAGTTGAAGACCTGTGTAACTACATGGAAAATAATAAATTAGGTGGTTACGTAGTGAATATAGTTGGAGGAAATGTTACGGGTAATTACATTGGAGGAGACGCTTCTGGCACTACTTCAACTTATCGTTAA
- a CDS encoding DUF29 domain-containing protein — MSTTDLKNLYEVDDYQWLEETVKLLKKQRFEDLDLDNLIEELEDLGKEKKNAVASLLEQVIRHLLLLQYWTSESEYNAVHWQEEIYNFRIQLRRRITTNLRNYLESELNSIYKDALGFVKIKTQNSVSLPPECPYSLDQILDIEWLPSLS, encoded by the coding sequence ATGAGTACTACCGATTTAAAGAATCTGTACGAAGTTGATGATTATCAATGGCTAGAAGAAACAGTGAAATTGCTAAAAAAGCAGCGATTTGAAGACCTGGATTTAGATAACTTAATTGAGGAGTTAGAGGATTTGGGCAAGGAAAAGAAAAATGCGGTAGCCAGCCTTTTAGAACAGGTTATCCGTCATTTATTATTACTGCAATATTGGACGAGTGAATCTGAGTATAATGCAGTCCATTGGCAAGAAGAAATCTATAATTTCCGAATTCAGTTGAGACGAAGGATTACTACCAATCTCCGTAATTATTTGGAGTCGGAATTGAATTCTATCTATAAAGATGCGTTAGGTTTTGTGAAAATTAAAACCCAAAATTCCGTCAGTTTACCCCCAGAGTGTCCTTACTCGCTTGACCAAATACTTGATATTGAGTGGTTGCCCTCGTTAAGTTAA
- a CDS encoding DUF4926 domain-containing protein, translating to MLKELDVITLTRDLEEHGLKKGAKGAIVHCYDDEQAFEIEFVSDTGETLALLTLERADIQLEREIIRGLVLELLDALPADLLAEVRDFAEFLQHKRQRKVS from the coding sequence ATGCTGAAAGAGCTAGATGTAATTACTTTAACCCGCGATCTTGAAGAACACGGATTGAAAAAGGGCGCTAAGGGAGCGATCGTTCATTGTTATGATGATGAACAGGCGTTTGAGATAGAGTTTGTCAGCGATACGGGAGAAACACTAGCTTTATTAACTTTGGAAAGAGCGGATATTCAATTAGAGCGAGAAATAATTAGAGGGCTAGTTTTAGAGCTTCTTGATGCTTTACCCGCCGATTTATTGGCAGAAGTGCGAGATTTTGCTGAATTTTTGCAGCACAAGCGTCAAAGAAAAGTGAGTTAA
- a CDS encoding Uma2 family endonuclease, which produces MTTVTPKKFTLDEYHRLEELGFFSPDERVELIRGEIIQMPTKKTPHSVCNTLLVQELIILLGRRAIVRGQEPIILPADSEPQPDVVIANNSPDNYISSHPYPEDVLLVIEISDSTLSYDRTTKLSLYAEDGIYHYWIFNLVDNCLEIYNEPYQDMQGKFSYRLRRIALPNETVTLPGFPDLSLNLSSVFPRQSDA; this is translated from the coding sequence ATGACTACCGTTACGCCAAAAAAATTTACTTTAGATGAATATCACCGTTTGGAGGAACTGGGTTTTTTCAGTCCCGACGAACGAGTTGAACTGATTCGGGGAGAAATTATCCAGATGCCTACTAAAAAAACGCCGCACTCTGTCTGCAATACTCTTTTAGTTCAGGAATTAATTATACTGTTGGGTAGGCGTGCGATCGTGCGCGGACAAGAACCAATTATCCTCCCTGCTGACAGCGAACCTCAACCTGATGTTGTCATTGCAAATAATAGTCCTGACAATTATATATCTTCTCACCCGTATCCGGAGGATGTGTTGCTGGTAATCGAAATTTCTGATTCTACTTTGAGTTACGATCGCACAACAAAATTATCTCTCTACGCCGAAGATGGAATTTATCATTACTGGATATTTAACCTAGTAGATAATTGCTTGGAAATTTATAACGAACCATATCAGGATATGCAAGGCAAGTTCAGTTATCGCCTGAGACGAATTGCCTTGCCGAATGAAACAGTCACCCTTCCAGGATTTCCCGATTTATCTCTTAACTTGTCCTCAGTCTTTCCCAGACAGTCGGACGCATAA
- a CDS encoding WGR domain-containing protein gives MAEEKTYLELSESDGVSHKFYEVIIKDTEVSIRYGRIGDKGQTQVKTYPTAEKAKAEATKKINEKLKKGYEQAVMGVRQKRAVTRREIKSDRSTASPSPVLWKFASGSAAFGIFIDKNRCWVGNQAGQIFALNNTGQVINQLRLPDGVKCIVADEGWLYAGCDDGKVYDLTGKIPRIAYEIADNVDIFWLDIKDAILGVSDLEGNITTINHEDESQWTKKSSGKYGWMVRCDEIGVYHGHSEGVTMYDWEDGKKIWHQKTRGEVLFGWQEEAMVYASTSQNLVCAFTKKGEAKTIYHCDAAVYSCATAEDGKYVFAGDNCSSIYCFNEKGDRLWKLATGCGSAFSMQFLDDRLYIVTTDGSLACIDASESAINAAQAGTLPQTVNIKAPAAIPAAIPSNTLETTSNTTQGVIVECFKEGSNLRIRVVSPGYNSNWKVQFPKDIRQEGARYLVEEVRESSRGGFYRAFGDIKKLVTR, from the coding sequence ATGGCTGAAGAAAAAACATATTTAGAGTTATCCGAATCCGATGGCGTTTCCCATAAATTTTACGAAGTTATTATCAAAGATACGGAAGTTTCCATTCGCTACGGTCGGATTGGCGACAAAGGTCAGACTCAGGTGAAAACCTATCCGACAGCGGAAAAAGCAAAAGCGGAAGCGACGAAAAAGATTAACGAAAAACTGAAGAAAGGTTACGAACAAGCGGTCATGGGTGTGCGCCAGAAACGTGCCGTGACTCGAAGGGAAATCAAGAGCGATCGATCCACCGCTTCCCCATCTCCAGTACTGTGGAAATTCGCCTCCGGTTCTGCCGCTTTTGGTATCTTTATTGACAAAAATCGCTGTTGGGTTGGCAATCAAGCAGGTCAAATATTTGCTCTTAACAATACAGGTCAAGTAATCAATCAATTGCGATTACCTGACGGCGTGAAATGTATCGTCGCCGATGAAGGCTGGCTTTATGCGGGATGCGATGATGGCAAAGTCTACGATTTGACAGGAAAAATTCCCCGCATCGCCTATGAAATTGCCGATAATGTAGATATTTTCTGGCTAGATATTAAAGATGCAATCCTGGGAGTTTCCGATCTCGAAGGGAACATCACAACTATCAATCACGAAGACGAATCCCAGTGGACGAAAAAGAGTAGCGGTAAATATGGTTGGATGGTACGTTGCGACGAGATTGGCGTCTATCACGGACACAGTGAAGGCGTGACGATGTACGATTGGGAAGATGGCAAAAAAATTTGGCATCAAAAAACACGCGGCGAAGTGCTATTTGGTTGGCAAGAAGAAGCAATGGTTTATGCCAGTACCAGCCAAAATTTAGTTTGTGCTTTTACTAAGAAAGGCGAAGCTAAAACAATTTACCATTGCGATGCAGCCGTATATTCTTGCGCCACTGCTGAAGACGGGAAATATGTATTTGCAGGCGATAATTGTTCGTCGATTTATTGCTTTAACGAAAAAGGCGATCGACTCTGGAAACTAGCCACAGGCTGCGGTTCCGCCTTCTCCATGCAATTTTTAGACGATCGGCTTTACATCGTCACCACCGACGGTTCGCTTGCTTGCATCGACGCCAGCGAATCTGCAATTAATGCCGCACAAGCGGGTACACTTCCTCAAACAGTTAATATTAAAGCACCAGCCGCCATTCCAGCCGCCATTCCTTCCAACACTTTGGAAACTACCTCAAACACAACTCAAGGAGTAATTGTCGAGTGTTTCAAAGAAGGAAGTAACTTGAGAATTCGCGTTGTTTCTCCCGGTTATAACTCCAACTGGAAAGTGCAATTTCCTAAAGACATTCGCCAAGAAGGTGCGCGTTATTTGGTGGAAGAGGTGCGCGAATCATCTCGCGGTGGTTTTTATCGCGCTTTTGGGGATATTAAGAAGTTAGTTACTCGTTGA
- a CDS encoding Hsp70 family protein: MEILETIGFDLGHGETAVAKAIVESIEPPEMLEVNNKKIQVTALGWHPDLGYLVGEQALIQAGVTQLKITFKQKPNNDPTYRETIRTFLETYFRLLKDNKQIKGGDSDYFYVGCPSGWSLSDREEYQKLLKEAGIPLLNVVPESRAAFMQAKEAGKLEYDKLKSSVLIVDIGSSTTDFTLVKSLHEIPIDFGSNSLGASLIDKAIFARTLAKHEQKDLLERVFAEYPHHQARCELACRKAKEDYFSNEQLFSNPQSFARGFESINEQIYFIPQVNKLIMEEILNQPLSELGNKSWMQCFRESVIEAKEKLAQKAIVPRIVLMTGGASRMKFTRQICEEIFPEPDTQVRPDPEPERCIALGLARVGRWDLRAAAFKQELNKLLDSDKIKDIIKKHIPELVELLTQPLSFGLIENAIKPGLKDWQSNKVRTLADLEIALKKRAEQWLKSDRAKLLIDNQCVSWFNSKIQPDLALETDPICRKFQIPRSSLRFEEGIDPDVVNPDLSIGDAILAETVAFIVNVVIGGGTLASIFLLIITGHFTWPIALVYGASAIAAGMELNRKGVKDAIKTNMDIPSWLRSSFLNDSKIENICEKINPDLEMTLKEQLTANQAAFDELIVKVGQSLQKALNAKAEEAIILIQ; the protein is encoded by the coding sequence ATGGAAATTTTAGAAACGATCGGTTTCGATTTGGGACATGGCGAAACAGCCGTAGCCAAAGCAATAGTCGAGAGCATTGAACCTCCAGAAATGCTTGAGGTTAATAACAAAAAAATCCAAGTTACCGCGCTTGGTTGGCATCCCGATTTGGGATATCTTGTAGGCGAACAAGCCTTAATCCAAGCAGGCGTTACCCAACTCAAAATCACTTTCAAACAAAAACCAAACAACGATCCCACTTATCGAGAAACAATTCGCACTTTTTTGGAAACCTACTTCCGTCTTTTAAAAGATAACAAGCAAATCAAAGGTGGAGATAGCGACTACTTTTATGTTGGCTGTCCTTCGGGATGGTCGTTGAGCGATCGCGAAGAATATCAAAAGCTACTTAAAGAAGCTGGAATTCCTTTACTGAACGTTGTTCCGGAATCGCGTGCTGCTTTTATGCAAGCCAAAGAAGCCGGCAAGCTTGAGTACGACAAGTTGAAATCTTCAGTGCTAATTGTCGATATCGGTTCTTCCACTACTGACTTTACCCTAGTTAAGAGCTTACACGAAATCCCAATCGATTTCGGCAGTAACAGTTTGGGAGCATCGCTAATAGACAAGGCAATTTTTGCTCGCACTCTCGCCAAACACGAACAAAAAGATTTACTCGAAAGAGTGTTTGCAGAATATCCCCATCACCAAGCTCGTTGCGAACTTGCTTGTCGCAAAGCAAAGGAAGATTATTTTTCTAACGAGCAGCTATTCAGCAACCCGCAATCATTTGCTCGCGGTTTTGAATCCATCAACGAACAAATTTACTTTATCCCCCAAGTTAACAAGTTAATTATGGAGGAGATATTGAATCAACCTTTGTCGGAACTGGGAAACAAGAGTTGGATGCAATGTTTTCGCGAATCGGTGATTGAAGCGAAGGAAAAGCTTGCTCAAAAAGCGATCGTACCGAGGATTGTGCTGATGACTGGCGGTGCATCTCGGATGAAATTCACCCGTCAAATTTGCGAAGAAATCTTTCCCGAACCCGACACGCAAGTTCGTCCAGATCCGGAACCGGAACGCTGTATTGCTTTGGGTTTAGCGCGAGTGGGACGATGGGATTTGCGTGCTGCTGCTTTCAAGCAAGAGTTGAACAAACTACTCGATTCGGACAAGATCAAAGATATCATCAAAAAACATATCCCAGAGTTAGTCGAGTTGTTGACGCAACCGCTGTCATTTGGTTTAATAGAAAATGCCATTAAACCGGGTTTGAAAGATTGGCAAAGCAACAAAGTACGGACTTTGGCAGACCTGGAAATTGCTCTGAAAAAGCGAGCCGAACAGTGGCTGAAAAGCGATCGGGCCAAACTTCTGATCGACAATCAATGTGTGAGTTGGTTTAACAGCAAAATCCAACCCGACTTGGCTTTGGAAACCGACCCCATTTGTCGCAAGTTCCAAATACCGAGAAGCAGCTTAAGGTTTGAGGAAGGTATCGACCCCGATGTGGTGAACCCGGATCTGTCGATTGGGGATGCGATTCTAGCAGAAACTGTAGCGTTTATCGTCAATGTTGTGATTGGTGGCGGTACTCTCGCCAGCATCTTTCTTCTCATCATAACCGGACATTTTACGTGGCCGATCGCACTCGTCTATGGTGCCTCAGCTATCGCCGCCGGAATGGAACTAAACAGGAAGGGAGTAAAGGACGCAATCAAGACAAATATGGATATTCCCAGTTGGCTGCGTTCTAGTTTTTTGAACGATAGCAAAATCGAGAATATCTGCGAAAAAATTAATCCGGACTTGGAGATGACTCTGAAAGAACAACTGACAGCAAATCAAGCTGCTTTTGACGAATTAATCGTCAAAGTCGGGCAAAGCCTCCAAAAAGCTTTGAACGCCAAAGCGGAAGAGGCCATCATTTTGATTCAGTAG